The nucleotide sequence GTATGGAGAACCCTTAAAGTTGTTTCTCCCACCTGGAACTCTTCACAGTCTTCGGCTATGTGTGCATTGAACTTTGGGTTGGCATCAGTGCCATAGACTATTGTGGCTCCTGTTTCCCGTGCCAAGTCTAGGTGTCCAGATACAAAATCAGCATGGAAATGTGTTTCAAAAACATATTTGATTTTTACACCGTCTTTCTCGGCTCGGTCAAGATACGGCTTTATATCCCGAAGGGGATCTATGACAGCAGCCTCTTTCCCGGAAATTAGGTAATAGGCCATTTGCGATAAGCATTTGGTGTATATCTGTTCGACCTTCATATTTTCTATGGTTTAACCTGAAATATGCAATAGAACTTCCAAATCAGTCGCTTCGCTCACATTTGTGTCTTAATCATAACGCTGCTATGCTCTGCGATTCTAAAATGCGTCTTTTTGCTCCTCATGATTAAATGTTTCGCATGGTTCAGGTTTATGCAAAAATGTTTGGTGTAAATAATAACCAAAAAATCCCGTGTTGGTTTAAAATGGATTCGCTAGCAAAATTAATTGAGCATATTTTTATTTTTTTGAAGATGCTAATGTTGGGTTGACGGATATCTATAGGTTTAAAATACCTCAAATTCTCCATTTTCTTCAACAAATTTTGGTTTCATTGGTTAACAAATTTGTTAATGCCCCTCATTTTTATGAAACGCAAAATTTTAATCATAGCAGGTTTAGCTCTTTTTATAGTTGCCTTATTGTTTAGTATCATGTTGGCAAGAAGGGAAACAACACCAGATGTAACAACAGAAGATATTTCTGAGGCTGTTAGGGTACAAGAGGTAAACAACAGGAACATTCCTGCATTTGTTGATTTGAGTGGAAGGCTGGTTGCAGAAGAAAAAATAGATGTCTTTTCAGAAGTTGGCGGTGTATTACTGCCCACGGATCCTCCATTTCGACCCGGCAATCGTTTTAAAGAAGGGCAAACGCTTATCCGAATCAATGACGATGAGTTTAGGCAAAGCCTAATAGCTAGTAGAAGTGCCCTTTTGCAAAGTATTACCCAGGTTATGCCTGATTTGCGGCTCGATTTTAGTGAAAACTATGAAGCATGGCTTGCTTATTTAGAAAATTTTGATGTTAACCGTCCCGTGCCCCCTCTTCCAGAGCCAGCCTCTTCTCAAGAAAGATATTTTTTGACGGGTAGAAATGTAATGACCCAATACCATGAAATTCGGCAAATGGAGGTTCACCTCACAAAGTTTCGGATACGTGCTCCATTTACAGGTATAGTGACAGAGGCAGAAATTACAACTGGTACGCTCGTTATTCAAGGTCAGCGCTTGGGGCAGTTTATAAAGTCTGGGGTGTATGAATTAGAAGCTACTGTATCTACCATGGATTTACGTTATGTGAGTGAAGGAGATTCGGTTGAGCTTCGAAACAACTCGCTTGAAGGGCCTGTTTTTGGTCAAGTGGTAAGGGTAGGTGAGCAAATAGACCCTGCTACTCAGTCAGTAAATATTTACATACGAGTAGTAGATGAATCTTTGAGGGAAGGGATGTTCATGACTGGTAGGGTGCGGGCGCAGACATTTGAAAATGTTGAATCTTTGCCCAGAAATATTTTGATAGACGGTAACCAAGTCTTTGTTGTAGAAGATGGACGTGCTAGGCTAAGACCCTTGGACGTGGTGCATCAAACAGATACTGCGGCTGTTGTAAAAGGACTGGAAGATGGTGAGCTGATCATTCGTGAGCGGCGGACAGAAGCTTTTGAAGGTACGGATGTTGAACCTTTAAACCGATCTGCCGGATGAGAAGTGTTATTGCCTATTTCATAAAACATGTTGTGCTGGTAAAACTGCTCATCCTGATCATAACAATTTTCGGTGTTTTGGGGTTTAGCAGCCTTACCTATAGCCTTTTTCCAGAAGTTTCTCCTAACATTATTCTTATTGAAGCCTCTTGGTTGGGCGCATCACCGGAAGAAATGGAAGAAGGTGTCGTTATCAAGATTGAGGACAATTTGCGAGGTGTAACGGGTATAGACAGGGTCACATCGGTTTCTACAGAAAATTCAGCAGTAATTACTGTTGAACTAGAGTTCGGAGAAGATGCCAATGTCTTGCTCCAAGAAATCAATAATGAAATAGACAGAATTGCCACATTGCCCCCTGAGCTGGAAAGGCTGGTGGTTTATAAGCAAGAGGTGCTTAGCTTCACTTCCCGTTTTGCCTTGAGTGGCCCGGTCAGTTTAACTACCCTGAAAGAAACAGCCAGAGAAATAGAAGACGACCTGCTTATTTTTCCGGAAATTTCTCATGTAAGCCTAAGTGGCTTTCCTGAAGAAGAGATAGAAATAAGTGTCAGCGAGCAGGGTTTGCAAGCCTACGGGCTGTCGTTTGAAGAGGTAGCGAATGCTGTTGCTGCGGCTAATGTCGAAATTACCGGTGGAACGATTAAAACCCGAGACCGTGAAATACTGATAAGGGCAGATAACAAGAGCTACTATGCTGCTGGTTTTGAAGAAATACCTGTCAGGTCTACCCCTCAAGGAATTGTTCGCCTAAAAGATGTTGCGCAGATTAGGGACATTTGGGCCGATGACCCTGAAAGGGCTTTTATGAACGGAACCCCTTCTGTTATTATCGAGGTAGAAACTACCAATGACGAAAACATACTAGAAGCCGCTGATTTTGTTAATAGTTATATCGAATCTTTTAATGAAGACAATGATATTATAACAGCAACTTTAATAGATGATGGCTCCAGCACTTTGCTTGACCGCTTAGAAATGCTACAACAAGATGGTATTATAGGTGCCATTTTGGTGCTTATTTTTTTGGGGCTTTTCCTAAACCTAAGGGTGGCCTTTTGGGTGGCATTGAGCATTCCTGTTTCGTTTCTGGGGATGTTCGCACTCGGTGCCGTTTTTGGTATGTCTATAAACCTGCTTTCGCTCTTCGGAATGATTATGGTAATAGGTATTCTCGTAGATGATGGCGTAGTAGTTGGGGAAAACATTTATCAACATTTTGAAGATGGTAAGCCTGCTTATAGAGCGGCCTTGGATGGGGCAATGGAGGTTATGCCTTCTATTACCTCAGGCATTGCCACTACCGCTGTCGGTTTTGGCTTTTTTTTCTTCGTAGAAGGCATCACTGGAGAGTATATTTCTGACCTTTCTTTTGTGGTTATAGCGTCTTTGTTTATGTCGCTTGCAGAGGTTTTTTTACTGCTCCCTTCACGTTTGGCGCACAGTAAGGCACTACACGCCAATCAGCGTAAACCTAACCGGTTTATTGCCTATACCTCTAACTTAATGGTAAAGCTAAGGGAGAAAATTTATATGCCGATTTTGAAGTTTTTTATGGCCCATCAATTTTTCGGCACACTTATCGTTTTTTCAGCTTTTGTCATAACTTTTGGTGCCGTTAGTGGGGGTATAATTAGGACTTCTTTTTTCCCAGATATTGAAATGGATCGTATAACGGCCACCTTGGAAATGCCAGCAGGTACACGGGAAACAATTACAGACTCTGTGCTGGTACACATAGAACAAGCTGCACGTGAAGCCAACCAGGAAATGTCTGCCGGAAGACCAGATGGTGAAGACATAATTCAGTCTTTCGAAAGGCAGATTGGGCCTTCAGCCGCCGAAGGTACATTGACGCTCACACTATTGGATCCAGAGAAGAGGGACATTAGTGTAACGGCCATTTCTAGTGCTGTTCGAGAGCGTGCGGGTGAAATACATGGCGTCGAACAATTGAGCTTTGAAACAGGAATCCCATTTGGCAAACCTGTTGGCATTTCCTTGTCTTCGAGAGATATTGATGAGCTTCGTCTGGCAAGGGACGCACTGAGGGAGACTTTAGAAGGAATGCCCCAACTGTCTGATGTTGTCGATGATGAGATGAGAGGGCAGCCAGAGATTCATATACGCCTGCGAAATGAGGCGCACTTGTTAGGTCTTGCGCTCCAAGATGTTACCAGTCAAGTTAGGAGCG is from Cytophagaceae bacterium ABcell3 and encodes:
- a CDS encoding efflux RND transporter periplasmic adaptor subunit; translation: MKRKILIIAGLALFIVALLFSIMLARRETTPDVTTEDISEAVRVQEVNNRNIPAFVDLSGRLVAEEKIDVFSEVGGVLLPTDPPFRPGNRFKEGQTLIRINDDEFRQSLIASRSALLQSITQVMPDLRLDFSENYEAWLAYLENFDVNRPVPPLPEPASSQERYFLTGRNVMTQYHEIRQMEVHLTKFRIRAPFTGIVTEAEITTGTLVIQGQRLGQFIKSGVYELEATVSTMDLRYVSEGDSVELRNNSLEGPVFGQVVRVGEQIDPATQSVNIYIRVVDESLREGMFMTGRVRAQTFENVESLPRNILIDGNQVFVVEDGRARLRPLDVVHQTDTAAVVKGLEDGELIIRERRTEAFEGTDVEPLNRSAG
- a CDS encoding efflux RND transporter permease subunit, which codes for MRSVIAYFIKHVVLVKLLILIITIFGVLGFSSLTYSLFPEVSPNIILIEASWLGASPEEMEEGVVIKIEDNLRGVTGIDRVTSVSTENSAVITVELEFGEDANVLLQEINNEIDRIATLPPELERLVVYKQEVLSFTSRFALSGPVSLTTLKETAREIEDDLLIFPEISHVSLSGFPEEEIEISVSEQGLQAYGLSFEEVANAVAAANVEITGGTIKTRDREILIRADNKSYYAAGFEEIPVRSTPQGIVRLKDVAQIRDIWADDPERAFMNGTPSVIIEVETTNDENILEAADFVNSYIESFNEDNDIITATLIDDGSSTLLDRLEMLQQDGIIGAILVLIFLGLFLNLRVAFWVALSIPVSFLGMFALGAVFGMSINLLSLFGMIMVIGILVDDGVVVGENIYQHFEDGKPAYRAALDGAMEVMPSITSGIATTAVGFGFFFFVEGITGEYISDLSFVVIASLFMSLAEVFLLLPSRLAHSKALHANQRKPNRFIAYTSNLMVKLREKIYMPILKFFMAHQFFGTLIVFSAFVITFGAVSGGIIRTSFFPDIEMDRITATLEMPAGTRETITDSVLVHIEQAAREANQEMSAGRPDGEDIIQSFERQIGPSAAEGTLTLTLLDPEKRDISVTAISSAVRERAGEIHGVEQLSFETGIPFGKPVGISLSSRDIDELRLARDALRETLEGMPQLSDVVDDEMRGQPEIHIRLRNEAHLLGLALQDVTSQVRSGFFGREVQRLQRGQDEVIVWVRYDETGRTSIGELERMRIRTADGGEFPLREVAMLEEREGLTSINHRDGRRAITVEADVVHRGVSVPEVNDRVSNQILPEIKARYPGIDYSMEGQSREFGRTLDSIVVVLPAVVILMAAILVFTFRSFGQTFALVFITPFSFIGAAWGHWVHGIPFSLFSGLGVIALIGIMLNDGLVFINNYNARLKEGGNLLKALIQTGKDRFRPIFLTTITTVAGLTPLIMNPSLQAQFLNPMAVSVAYGLLVGSFLTLTMLPVLIILICKLRSGWHWIVTGQKEKPENLEPAIKEIKNRFDDEK